In Candidatus Paceibacterota bacterium, the following proteins share a genomic window:
- a CDS encoding ABC transporter permease gives MKLKFSLKTAITGLRTHKSRSALTITGIVIGITSIILIMSLGQGAKDLIIGQIQGLGAKTIAILPGKEPSGMSDLSTLFSDSLKEREMNALKQKTNVPNAQYVMPVVFGSANAIYQNEKYGISIFGGTELLEKIFDAQPEKGVFYTDDDVRSGATVVVLGYKAKDKLFGNDEAVGQKIRIKNTTFKVIGVLPKKGSSSFISFDEAALTPYTTAQRYLTGTKYFNRLIVETDSEVNLEKTSSDIRITLRNLHNITDPTKDDFYVSTPAEVAEKLGTVFNTLTIFLSAVAAISLVVGGIGIMNIMLVSVTERTKEIGLRKAIGATNKDILTQFLLEAVILTATGGLIGIILGSVLSIIATVLIKNVGGLNWQYTFPIGAAILGLLVASLVGLIFGIYPARQASKKSPMEALRYE, from the coding sequence ATGAAATTAAAATTCAGTTTAAAAACAGCGATAACAGGGCTACGAACGCATAAATCTCGTTCGGCTCTTACTATTACCGGTATAGTGATCGGCATTACCTCCATTATTTTGATAATGTCTTTGGGGCAAGGAGCCAAAGATTTGATTATCGGTCAAATACAAGGTCTTGGTGCAAAAACTATCGCTATTTTGCCTGGTAAAGAACCGTCGGGCATGAGTGATCTATCGACTTTATTTTCAGATTCATTGAAGGAGAGAGAAATGAATGCACTAAAACAAAAGACAAATGTTCCAAACGCTCAATATGTAATGCCTGTGGTTTTCGGTTCAGCAAACGCCATATATCAAAATGAAAAATATGGCATTTCTATTTTTGGTGGTACAGAGCTTTTAGAAAAAATATTCGATGCGCAACCAGAGAAAGGGGTCTTCTATACAGACGACGATGTCCGAAGCGGAGCGACTGTGGTCGTCCTCGGCTACAAAGCCAAAGACAAGCTATTTGGAAATGACGAAGCTGTTGGACAGAAGATTAGGATTAAGAACACAACATTCAAGGTCATCGGGGTTTTACCAAAGAAGGGCAGCTCGTCTTTTATAAGCTTCGATGAAGCTGCTCTCACACCATACACCACAGCCCAGAGATATCTGACCGGCACAAAATATTTTAATAGACTTATAGTCGAGACGGATTCCGAAGTTAATTTGGAAAAGACCTCGAGTGATATAAGAATCACTTTGAGAAATTTGCACAATATTACCGATCCGACAAAAGACGACTTTTATGTCTCAACTCCGGCGGAAGTGGCGGAAAAACTCGGCACGGTATTCAATACGCTGACGATTTTCTTGTCGGCAGTCGCGGCGATTTCACTGGTGGTCGGAGGTATTGGAATTATGAATATTATGCTTGTATCCGTGACCGAAAGGACAAAAGAAATCGGTTTGAGAAAAGCCATCGGAGCGACAAATAAAGATATTCTCACTCAATTCTTGCTTGAAGCTGTGATACTTACCGCAACAGGAGGTTTGATAGGAATAATACTCGGTTCAGTGCTTTCAATAATCGCCACGGTATTGATAAAAAATGTCGGTGGGCTAAACTGGCAATATACTTTCCCAATAGGCGCAGCAATACTCGGTTTGCTTGTAGCGAGTTTGGTCGGGCTTATATTCGGAATATATCCGGCAAGACAAGCTTCAAAAAAGAGTCCGATGGAGGCACTCAGGTACGAATAA
- a CDS encoding ABC transporter ATP-binding protein, with protein sequence MSFIKIENLWKVYENDGVKTEALCGVSLDIKKGEFVAIMGPSGSGKSTLLQILGLLDDHTTGTYIFLDKDIKKYNQEEVAKMRNKEMGFVFQSFNLLPRATVLENVKLPLVYSDKPEKEWETLARNAVIAVGLEHRMNHEATQLSGGEKQRVAIARALVNSPEVIFADEPTGNLDSKSGKSIIEIIQKLNKELGHTIILITHETYTAEYAERIIRLMDGQVESDIKVENRRTHKDEFVK encoded by the coding sequence GTGTCCTTCATAAAAATAGAAAACCTGTGGAAAGTCTATGAAAATGACGGGGTTAAAACCGAGGCCTTATGCGGTGTATCTCTTGATATCAAAAAGGGTGAATTTGTGGCGATTATGGGGCCATCCGGTTCAGGCAAATCCACACTTTTGCAAATACTCGGGCTTCTCGATGACCACACTACTGGCACATACATTTTCCTTGATAAAGATATCAAAAAATACAATCAGGAAGAGGTGGCGAAGATGAGAAATAAAGAAATGGGTTTTGTCTTTCAATCCTTCAATCTTTTGCCGAGGGCTACGGTGCTAGAAAATGTCAAACTCCCCCTTGTATATTCTGATAAGCCGGAAAAAGAATGGGAAACCCTTGCGAGAAATGCGGTCATAGCTGTCGGGCTTGAACACAGGATGAATCACGAGGCGACCCAGCTCTCTGGAGGTGAAAAGCAGAGGGTGGCTATCGCTCGCGCCTTGGTCAACTCTCCGGAAGTTATTTTTGCCGATGAACCGACCGGAAACTTGGACTCAAAATCCGGAAAGTCTATTATCGAAATAATACAGAAATTAAATAAAGAGCTCGGCCACACTATTATCCTTATCACGCACGAAACATATACCGCAGAATATGCAGAGAGAATTATAAGACTTATGGATGGGCAAGTTGAAAGCGATATAAAAGTAGAAAACAGAAGGACTCACAAAGATGAGTTCGTTAAATAA
- a CDS encoding efflux RND transporter periplasmic adaptor subunit: MKNIFTKVKSFILSNKWWAIAVSVVVVIILIIIFAKSKTTPIETVVVERHNIKEVVSTTGNVKPFSDVDLSFETTGRVSDISVSVGDRVYDSQYLASVSNGDLLAQVEQAKAGLKNAEANLSATMKGSTPEQIALQESQVEKTKIDLIESEKALNDTSIDSYTKSDDSIRNKIDQIFDNPRAQNVELKFNINNFQLKIDIEQGRANTEALLTSWDNSLTDQNISVDGKSKLAKDNLNTIKGFLDKVALAVNSLSTADSSLTQTSIDTYKSAVSTARTAISTAISALASSVNQYKISESALKIAENQLILTKSSATSEEISSKEALVDQAKSVLDNAYAQLAKSVIRSPINGIITSIPAKVGEVIQAGKTAISVISYGEYEVESFVAEADIAKIEIGDMASTTLDAYGSDTFFDTTVIKIDPAETTIDGVSTYKVTFKFVTKDDRIKSGMTANLDIITGQKESVLSVPTRSVYALDNKKFVNIVDPQNPKNITEREVKTGLRGVDGYIEILSGITDGEKVVASPSI; this comes from the coding sequence ATGAAAAATATTTTTACTAAAGTTAAGAGCTTTATATTATCCAATAAATGGTGGGCCATTGCTGTCTCGGTGGTGGTAGTTATTATCCTTATAATTATATTTGCAAAATCAAAAACGACCCCGATAGAAACAGTCGTCGTCGAGAGACACAATATCAAAGAGGTTGTAAGCACAACAGGCAATGTAAAGCCGTTTTCCGATGTTGATTTATCTTTTGAAACAACCGGCAGAGTGAGCGATATTTCAGTATCGGTAGGAGATAGGGTATACGACTCTCAATATTTGGCTTCTGTGTCAAATGGGGATCTTCTCGCACAAGTAGAGCAAGCAAAAGCTGGTTTGAAAAACGCCGAGGCCAATCTGAGTGCAACCATGAAAGGCTCGACTCCGGAACAGATCGCTCTGCAAGAATCCCAGGTAGAGAAGACAAAAATCGACTTAATCGAAAGTGAAAAAGCATTAAATGATACTTCTATAGATTCATACACAAAATCAGACGACTCTATCAGAAACAAAATCGATCAGATTTTTGATAATCCGCGCGCACAGAATGTTGAGCTCAAATTCAATATAAACAATTTCCAATTGAAAATAGATATTGAACAGGGCAGAGCGAATACAGAAGCTTTGCTAACCTCATGGGATAATTCACTCACCGATCAAAATATTTCTGTTGATGGAAAATCAAAATTGGCAAAAGACAATCTCAACACTATAAAAGGCTTTTTAGATAAAGTAGCTCTCGCTGTAAATAGTTTAAGTACAGCCGATTCAAGCCTGACACAGACAAGTATAGACACATATAAAAGTGCGGTCTCAACTGCAAGGACAGCTATAAGCACAGCGATAAGTGCTTTGGCATCTTCTGTAAATCAATATAAAATCTCGGAGTCTGCTCTCAAAATCGCTGAAAACCAGCTCATACTTACAAAGTCCAGCGCAACTTCCGAAGAAATATCGTCAAAAGAAGCCCTTGTGGATCAAGCCAAATCCGTCCTCGACAATGCATATGCCCAATTGGCAAAATCCGTAATCAGATCGCCTATAAACGGTATAATAACCAGTATTCCCGCAAAAGTCGGCGAAGTCATACAAGCAGGCAAGACAGCAATCTCCGTCATCTCATACGGAGAATACGAAGTTGAATCTTTTGTCGCCGAAGCTGATATAGCAAAAATAGAAATAGGGGATATGGCTTCTACCACGCTCGATGCCTACGGTTCTGATACTTTTTTCGATACTACTGTAATAAAAATAGATCCAGCTGAAACCACTATAGACGGTGTTTCAACTTATAAAGTCACATTCAAGTTTGTAACAAAAGACGATCGCATAAAATCCGGCATGACAGCCAACCTCGACATAATCACCGGTCAAAAAGAATCTGTTTTGTCTGTCCCGACAAGGTCTGTCTACGCGCTCGACAATAAAAAGTTTGTAAATATCGTCGATCCACAAAATCCTAAAAATATTACGGAAAGGGAAGTCAAGACGGGTCTGCGTGGGGTGGATGGATATATAGAAATCCTTTCCGGAATCACTGATGGGGAAAAAGTCGTCGCTTCTCCAAGTATTTAA
- a CDS encoding CAP domain-containing protein, producing MNNLRKIATIVLCVELLILIGGFMNGSFQPATVLVSALSDLTNQERQQNNLAVLKVDSLLSKAAQMKAEDMAGNQYFSHVSPDGKTPWYWLELVGYKYDYAGENLAINFNESKEVTDAWMNSPTHRENLLKNSYTEMGTGIASGTYKGKEGIFIVQDYASPRVEKVSESENISNNIPTSTGTKVLGAMTQFANNTNTKKIVIIIVSVLIAITILFFLIRFTIKYSKKHPAFLNALLVILAIALGAYIIYQLVFKERTFMASSTNYSSEDAIIIPIESE from the coding sequence ATGAACAATCTAAGAAAAATTGCGACAATAGTCCTCTGTGTTGAATTACTGATTTTAATCGGGGGATTTATGAATGGGTCTTTTCAGCCCGCAACAGTCCTCGTCAGTGCACTCTCAGACCTAACAAATCAAGAAAGACAACAAAACAATTTGGCTGTGTTAAAGGTAGATTCGCTCTTATCAAAAGCCGCACAGATGAAAGCCGAGGATATGGCGGGCAATCAATATTTTTCTCATGTAAGTCCAGATGGCAAGACCCCATGGTATTGGCTTGAGCTTGTCGGTTATAAATATGATTATGCAGGAGAAAATTTGGCGATTAACTTTAACGAGTCAAAAGAAGTGACAGACGCATGGATGAATTCGCCGACGCACAGGGAAAATCTTTTAAAAAATTCATATACAGAAATGGGTACGGGTATTGCCTCTGGTACTTATAAAGGCAAAGAGGGGATTTTTATCGTTCAAGATTATGCAAGTCCTAGAGTAGAAAAAGTTTCTGAATCTGAAAATATCTCAAATAATATTCCGACATCGACAGGCACAAAAGTCTTGGGAGCTATGACTCAATTTGCTAATAACACAAATACAAAGAAAATTGTAATTATTATTGTCTCTGTATTAATAGCAATAACCATCTTGTTCTTCTTGATTAGGTTTACAATAAAATATAGTAAAAAACACCCAGCATTCTTAAATGCCCTTCTTGTAATTTTAGCGATAGCGCTTGGGGCTTATATCATATATCAGCTTGTGTTTAAAGAGAGAACATTTATGGCAAGTAGTACAAATTATTCTTCAGAAGACGCGATTATAATTCCTATTGAATCCGAATAA